The following proteins come from a genomic window of Pangasianodon hypophthalmus isolate fPanHyp1 chromosome 24, fPanHyp1.pri, whole genome shotgun sequence:
- the LOC113528027 gene encoding uncharacterized protein LOC113528027, which yields MQSCSIHHCVLFFLTLTFTTEPTLALTSVMVKLNQSAGLPCEQNCSGSLQWTVIDKPSDIVAQCNQTSCWSGEGFYISHDQYLKGDLSLTITVADYINRGLYTCECDGEDIINTVRLSIEPRTLYIHLKPGEVLVMDVHLPGLMELTYKPKDSTDPYGERICNVTQHSLQCKAEYRPRVKLSDADLILKNVKPSDSGVYIIWDKQNNDINLNYIVSVKEPLEAPVIVKHHGTVTLPCTRNCTGLVEWTHRDDVVAWCNQTSKPCYSKEGYEMSHEQYLKGDFALTITADDYNMRGWYECKCNDKRIIIQRVIIETENSSVQLKPGEDLLMDLPATEPVEVIYNGSVIWSNGPTNKQLCKGDYTHRLLQVLKLEKVNVTDSGVYTIRDMNNKEVLLIYNVSVKEDHSAPLGLTVGLPIAVAFILFLGVLYWWFKNSHPQMERVRNDI from the exons ATGCAGTCCTGCAGCATTCATCACTGTGTCCTGTTCTTCCTCACCCTCACATTCACCACTG AGCCTACACTGGCTTTGACTTCTGTAATGGTGAAGCTGAATCAGTCTGCTGGTCTCCCCTGTGAACAGAATTGTTCTGGTTCACTCCAATGGACTGTGATTGATAAACCAAGTGATATTGTGGCTCAGTGTAATCAAACATCATGCTGGTCAGGGGAGGGATTTTACATCTCTCATGATCAGTACCTGAAGGGggatctctctctcaccatcacTGTAGCTGATTACATTAACAGGGGTTTGTACacgtgtgagtgtgatggtgaaGACATCATCAATACCGTACGTCTCAGCATTGAAC ccagaacattatatatacatCTAAAGCCTGGTGAAGTTCTGGTCATGGATGTGCACTTGCCAGGCCTCATGGAGTTGACATATAAACCTAAAGATTCAACTGATCCATACGGTGAACGGATCTGCAATGTGACTCAACACTCACTACAGTGTAAAGCTGAATATAGACCGAGAGTAAAACTGAGTGATGCAGATCTGATCCTGAAGAATGTAAAGCCTTCTGATAGTGGAGTTTACATCATCTGGGACAAGCAGAATAATGACATCAATCTCAATTATATTGTTTCTGTGAAAG AACCTCTAGAAGCCCCTGTAATAGTGAAGCATCATGGGACTGTTACTCTCCCCTGCACACGGAATTGTACTGGTTTGGTCGAATGGACCCATCGAGATGATGTTGTGGCTTGGTGTAATCAGACATCCAAGCCATGCTACTCAAAGGAGGGATATGAAATGTCTCATGAGCAGTACCTGAAGGGAGATTTCGCACTCACCATCACTGCAGATGATTACAATATGAGGGGCTGGTACGAGTGCAAGTGTAATGATAAACGTATCATTATTCAGCGCGTCATTATCGAGA CTGAGAACTCATCAGTTCAGCTAAAGCCTGGTGAAGATCTGCTCATGGATCTGCCTGCAACAGAGCCAGTGGAGGTGATTTATAACGGCTCTGTGATATGGTCTAACGGTCCAACCAATAAACAGCTGTGCAAAGGAGACTACACACACCGGCTATTGCAAGTTCTCAAACTGGAAAAAGTAAATGTGACTGATAGTGGAGTTTACACCATCCGGGACATGAACAATAAAGAAGTCCTACTTATCTACAATGTGTCTGTGAAAG aagACCACTCAGCACCACTTGGATTGACGGTCGGGCTTCCAATAGCCGTGGCATTCATACTGTTTTTGGGAGTCTTGTACTGGTGGTTCAAAAATTCACATCCTCAGATGGAACGTGTGAGGAATGACATATAG